A region from the Variovorax sp. RKNM96 genome encodes:
- a CDS encoding MBL fold metallo-hydrolase: MLRFRSLGSGSTGNAALVEATSGGRTSRLLVDCGFGIRQLDQRLALAGLAAGDIDAIFITHEHGDHIGCAHTLSRRNRIPVWMSEGTWLATGGRDFEGRLNLARDDAEFAVGDINVQPFTVPHDAREPLQLRCTDGARTLGVLTDLGHATAHVLNRLSGVHALLLEFNHDSDLLANSAYPPFLKLRVGGNYGHLSNAAAADIARAVRHDGLRHVVAAHLSEQNNRPDIVRRLMAEALGGHEAEMLTATAAEGSPWLDV; this comes from the coding sequence ATGCTCCGCTTCCGAAGCCTCGGCAGCGGCAGCACGGGCAATGCCGCGCTGGTCGAGGCGACCAGCGGCGGCCGCACCTCCCGACTCCTGGTCGACTGCGGCTTCGGCATCCGGCAGCTCGATCAGCGCCTGGCCCTTGCGGGCCTCGCCGCCGGCGACATCGACGCCATCTTCATCACCCACGAGCACGGCGACCACATCGGCTGCGCTCACACGCTCTCGCGGCGCAACCGCATTCCCGTCTGGATGAGCGAAGGCACCTGGCTCGCCACGGGCGGCCGCGACTTCGAAGGCCGCCTGAACCTGGCGCGCGACGATGCGGAGTTCGCCGTCGGCGATATCAACGTGCAGCCCTTCACCGTGCCGCACGATGCGCGCGAGCCGCTGCAGCTGCGCTGCACCGATGGCGCACGCACGCTCGGTGTGCTGACCGACCTGGGGCATGCCACCGCGCACGTGCTGAACCGTCTGAGCGGCGTGCATGCGCTGCTGCTCGAGTTCAACCACGACAGCGACCTCTTGGCCAACTCGGCCTATCCGCCCTTCCTCAAGCTGCGCGTGGGCGGCAACTATGGGCACCTGTCGAATGCAGCGGCGGCGGACATCGCGCGCGCGGTGCGCCACGACGGCCTGCGCCATGTGGTTGCGGCACACCTGAGCGAGCAGAACAACCGGCCCGACATCGTGCGGCGCCTGATGGCCGAGGCGCTGGGCGGCCATGAGGCGGAAATGCTTACCGCCACCGCCGCCGAGGGCTCGCCCTGGCTGGATGTCTGA
- the bamC gene encoding outer membrane protein assembly factor BamC, translated as MKNLSQLSRYALLATLVASLAACSVLESDKIDYKSAGKAPTLEVPPDLSQLSRDNRYAVPGGAVTANSYQTGIANAPGVPTAVSNIGDVRMERAGTQRWIVVNRTPDQLWDPVKDFWQESGFLLTTEQRNLGIMETDWAENRAKLPQDIIRGTLGKLVDSVYSTGELDRFRTRIERTTTGTEIFISHRGMQEVYNNSRQDQTVWQPRPSDPELETEFLRRLMVKLGVSQEQSKILAATSAPAKTATIASVGNQPVVQISEGFDRAWRRVGLALDRTGFTVEDRDRSAGIYYVRYVTPNPDKKEEGLFSKLFSSSSKDEKPIKFRILVKSQGESTTVSVMNEAGAPETSANAQRIVKVIADDLK; from the coding sequence TTGAAGAACCTTTCGCAACTTTCGCGATATGCATTGCTGGCCACCCTCGTTGCCAGCCTCGCCGCCTGCTCCGTGCTCGAGAGCGACAAGATCGACTACAAGAGCGCCGGCAAGGCCCCAACGCTCGAAGTCCCGCCCGACCTGTCCCAGCTCTCGCGCGACAACCGCTACGCGGTGCCCGGCGGCGCAGTCACCGCCAATTCTTACCAGACCGGCATCGCCAATGCGCCGGGCGTGCCCACCGCCGTCTCCAACATCGGCGACGTGCGCATGGAACGCGCGGGCACGCAGCGCTGGATCGTCGTCAACCGCACCCCCGACCAGCTCTGGGACCCGGTGAAGGACTTCTGGCAGGAAAGCGGCTTCCTGCTGACCACCGAACAGCGCAACCTCGGCATCATGGAAACCGACTGGGCCGAGAACCGCGCCAAGCTGCCGCAGGACATCATCCGCGGCACGCTGGGCAAGCTGGTCGACTCGGTCTACTCGACCGGCGAACTCGACCGCTTCCGCACCCGCATCGAACGCACGACAACCGGCACCGAGATCTTCATCAGCCACCGCGGCATGCAGGAGGTCTACAACAACTCGCGCCAGGACCAGACCGTGTGGCAACCGCGCCCGAGCGATCCTGAACTCGAGACCGAATTCCTGCGCCGCCTGATGGTCAAGCTCGGCGTCTCGCAAGAGCAGTCGAAGATCCTGGCCGCCACCTCGGCACCGGCGAAGACCGCGACCATCGCGAGCGTGGGCAACCAGCCTGTGGTGCAGATCAGCGAGGGCTTCGATCGCGCATGGCGCCGCGTCGGCCTGGCCCTGGACCGCACCGGCTTCACCGTGGAAGACCGCGACCGCAGCGCCGGCATCTACTACGTGCGCTACGTGACGCCGAACCCCGACAAGAAGGAAGAAGGCCTCTTCAGCAAGCTGTTCAGCAGCTCGTCCAAGGACGAAAAGCCGATCAAGTTCCGCATCCTCGTGAAGAGCCAAGGCGAATCGACCACCGTCTCGGTGATGAACGAAGCGGGTGCGCCGGAAACCTCGGCCAACGCGCAGCGCATCGTCAAGGTCATTGCCGACGACCTGAAGTAA
- a CDS encoding DUF2846 domain-containing protein, translated as MRRTVLKFAALAAVTILAAGCASGVKYQDMASSMPSVKAGEGRIYFFRSSSMFGAAVQPEIRLNNVVVGTSKPGGFFYVDRPAGNYVAASSTETEKTASFTLAANEVKYLRTSPSMGLLVGRVVIELESADKAKAELGSLSYTGTVTAAK; from the coding sequence ATGAGAAGAACCGTTCTGAAATTCGCCGCCCTCGCGGCCGTGACCATTCTTGCCGCAGGCTGCGCGAGCGGCGTCAAGTACCAGGACATGGCCAGTTCGATGCCCAGCGTCAAGGCGGGCGAAGGCCGCATCTATTTCTTCCGCTCGTCCTCGATGTTCGGCGCTGCGGTCCAGCCCGAGATCCGGCTGAACAACGTCGTCGTGGGCACTTCCAAGCCCGGCGGTTTCTTCTACGTCGACCGGCCCGCCGGCAACTACGTGGCGGCATCCTCCACCGAGACAGAGAAGACGGCCAGCTTCACGCTCGCCGCCAACGAGGTCAAATACCTGCGCACTTCCCCGTCGATGGGCCTGTTGGTCGGACGCGTGGTCATCGAACTCGAATCGGCCGACAAGGCCAAGGCCGAGCTCGGGTCCCTGAGCTACACCGGCACCGTCACGGCTGCCAAGTAA
- the dapA gene encoding 4-hydroxy-tetrahydrodipicolinate synthase, protein MEQLTGSIVALVTPMHDDGSVDYPALRRLIDWHIDEGTDCLGVVGTTGESPTVDVEEHCEIIRVSVEQAKGRVPVMAGCGANSTKEAIELAKFAKGVGADSQLQVVPYYNKPTQEGQYQHFKAIAEAVGDLPIVLYNVPGRTVADMAHDTVLRLAQVPGIIGIKEATGNIERAQWLIRDLPKNFAVYSGDDPTAVALMLCGGQGNISVTANIAPRKMHELCVAALAGDVKRAMQIQFELMPLHRNLFVEPNPIPLKWAMARLGLCGGTLRLPLTELGEASRPAVEGALRATGLLKN, encoded by the coding sequence TTGGAGCAACTGACAGGCAGCATCGTCGCGCTCGTCACGCCGATGCACGACGACGGCAGTGTCGACTACCCCGCCCTGCGGCGACTCATCGACTGGCACATCGACGAAGGCACCGACTGCCTCGGCGTGGTCGGCACCACCGGCGAATCGCCGACGGTCGATGTGGAAGAGCACTGCGAAATCATCCGCGTCTCGGTCGAGCAAGCCAAGGGCCGCGTGCCCGTGATGGCCGGCTGCGGCGCCAATTCGACCAAGGAAGCCATCGAGCTCGCCAAGTTCGCCAAGGGCGTGGGCGCCGATTCGCAACTGCAGGTCGTGCCCTACTACAACAAGCCCACGCAAGAGGGCCAGTACCAGCACTTCAAGGCGATCGCCGAGGCCGTGGGCGACCTGCCCATCGTGCTGTACAACGTGCCCGGCCGCACCGTGGCCGATATGGCGCACGACACCGTGCTGCGCCTGGCCCAGGTGCCCGGCATCATCGGCATCAAGGAAGCCACCGGCAACATCGAACGCGCCCAGTGGCTCATTCGCGACCTGCCCAAGAACTTCGCCGTTTATTCGGGCGACGACCCGACCGCCGTCGCGCTCATGCTCTGCGGTGGCCAGGGCAACATCAGCGTCACGGCCAACATCGCGCCGCGCAAGATGCATGAACTGTGCGTGGCCGCCCTCGCCGGCGACGTGAAGCGCGCGATGCAGATCCAGTTCGAGCTCATGCCGCTGCACCGCAACCTGTTCGTCGAACCCAATCCGATCCCGCTCAAGTGGGCCATGGCCCGGCTCGGCCTCTGCGGCGGCACGCTGCGGCTGCCGCTCACCGAACTCGGCGAAGCCAGCCGTCCGGCGGTCGAGGGCGCCCTGCGCGCCACCGGCCTGCTCAAGAACTGA
- a CDS encoding MFS transporter, which translates to MQAPTPALSPTLSIRQVLFCGAMIVTLSMGIRHGFGLWLQPITQAQDWSRQTFSFALAIQNLSWGIFGVFAGMLADRFGAFRVLIGGSVFYGLGLLGMAHSPTPLLFTLSAGVLIGAAQAGTTYAVIYGVIGRQIPAERRSWAMGVAAAAGSFGQFLMAPIEGRLIGNLGWQSALAVLAVLVLVIVPLAFGLREPQREALAGHRDQSVLQAVGEAFRYPSFGLLMAGYFVCGFQLAFIGIHMPTYLRDRSLSADVAGYALALIGLFNVFGTYTVGLLGQTLAKRKILAAIYFARAVSIALFLIVPISPVSVYVFSAAMGFLWLSTVPATNAIVAGIFGVAHLSMLSGFVFLSHQVGSFLGVWLGGYLYDTTGSYDIVWYIAIALGVFAALINLPVKEHAIPRAARPAAVPG; encoded by the coding sequence ATGCAAGCTCCCACGCCCGCCCTGTCGCCCACCCTCTCTATACGGCAGGTGCTTTTCTGCGGCGCCATGATCGTCACGCTCTCGATGGGCATCCGCCACGGCTTCGGCCTCTGGCTGCAGCCGATCACGCAGGCCCAGGACTGGAGCCGGCAGACCTTCTCCTTCGCGCTGGCGATCCAGAACCTCTCGTGGGGCATCTTCGGGGTATTCGCGGGCATGTTGGCCGACCGCTTCGGCGCGTTTCGGGTGCTGATCGGCGGCTCGGTGTTCTACGGGCTGGGGCTGCTGGGCATGGCGCATTCGCCGACACCCCTGCTCTTTACGCTGAGCGCGGGCGTGCTGATCGGCGCGGCGCAGGCGGGCACCACCTACGCGGTGATCTACGGCGTGATCGGGCGGCAGATTCCGGCCGAGCGGCGCTCCTGGGCGATGGGCGTGGCAGCTGCCGCCGGCTCGTTCGGCCAATTCCTGATGGCGCCCATCGAGGGCCGCCTGATCGGCAACCTGGGCTGGCAAAGCGCTTTGGCGGTGCTGGCCGTGCTGGTGCTGGTGATCGTGCCGCTGGCCTTCGGCCTGCGCGAACCGCAGCGCGAAGCACTGGCCGGGCACCGCGACCAATCGGTGCTGCAGGCGGTGGGCGAGGCCTTCCGCTACCCGAGCTTCGGCCTCCTGATGGCGGGCTATTTCGTCTGCGGCTTCCAGCTGGCCTTCATCGGCATCCACATGCCGACCTACCTGCGCGACCGGAGCCTGTCGGCCGACGTGGCCGGCTATGCGCTGGCGCTGATCGGGCTCTTCAATGTGTTCGGCACGTACACCGTCGGCCTGCTGGGGCAGACGCTGGCCAAGCGGAAGATCCTCGCGGCGATCTACTTCGCGCGGGCGGTGTCGATCGCCCTCTTCCTGATCGTGCCGATCTCGCCGGTCAGCGTGTATGTCTTCTCGGCGGCGATGGGCTTCCTGTGGCTCTCGACCGTGCCCGCGACCAATGCGATCGTGGCGGGCATCTTCGGCGTGGCGCACCTGTCGATGCTCAGCGGCTTCGTGTTCCTGAGCCACCAGGTCGGCTCGTTCCTGGGCGTGTGGCTCGGCGGCTACCTGTACGACACCACCGGCAGCTACGACATCGTCTGGTACATCGCGATCGCGCTGGGCGTGTTCGCGGCGCTGATCAACCTGCCGGTCAAGGAACACGCGATCCCTCGCGCGGCCCGGCCGGCTGCCGTGCCGGGCTGA
- a CDS encoding class I SAM-dependent methyltransferase, which yields MKDAATSHGSGSPSEWIVRWSHLLAADATVLDVACGAGRHMQWFAGRGHSVTGVDRSPEATDAAGTFGQTITADIESGPWPFTGQTFGAVVVTNYLWRARMADIVTAVAPGGVLLYETFAAGNETVGKPSRADFLLQPGELLAACQDLRVVAYEDGFLPEPARFVQRIAAIRAPEPLAGHPLRALLKGK from the coding sequence ATGAAAGATGCAGCGACGTCGCACGGCTCGGGTTCGCCTTCGGAATGGATCGTGCGCTGGTCGCACCTGCTGGCCGCCGATGCGACGGTGCTCGATGTGGCCTGCGGCGCGGGCCGGCACATGCAGTGGTTCGCCGGACGCGGGCATTCAGTCACGGGCGTCGACCGGTCGCCGGAAGCGACCGACGCCGCCGGCACGTTCGGCCAGACCATCACGGCCGACATCGAATCCGGTCCCTGGCCCTTCACCGGCCAGACCTTCGGCGCGGTGGTCGTCACCAACTACCTCTGGCGCGCCCGCATGGCCGACATCGTGACCGCCGTGGCGCCGGGCGGCGTGCTGCTCTACGAGACCTTCGCCGCCGGCAACGAAACGGTGGGCAAGCCGTCGCGGGCCGACTTCCTGCTGCAGCCCGGCGAGCTGCTGGCCGCCTGCCAGGACCTGCGCGTGGTGGCCTACGAGGACGGGTTCCTGCCCGAACCGGCGCGCTTCGTGCAGCGTATTGCCGCCATCCGTGCGCCCGAGCCCCTTGCGGGACATCCGCTGCGCGCGCTCCTCAAGGGAAAGTGA